Proteins encoded within one genomic window of Nitrospinaceae bacterium:
- the degP gene encoding peptidase, which translates to MNLKIVKFPFVFLLAGIMLLPVSVVSNGKGSVLLERVFALSTDAVPLTSNIFVDIAKKQDPAVVNVSTKAKKQNQPTARNFPTPPGGGADPFKDFYDRFFGQRPGPEERPKRGMGSGFIIDPEGFILTNYHVIEGADEIIITLEDDKEYSATLIGSDSKTDIALVKISRKNGGKKPFPYLKLGNSDNLEVGEWVMAIGNPFGLSHTVTVGVVSALSRNIGAGPYDEFIQTDASINPGNSGGPLINIKGDVIGINTAIISGNSGGNVGIGFAIPINIAKTILKDLKEKGSVTRGWLGVMIQKITPDLAKSFGLKDAKGALVGDVIPDGPAAKAGIQRGDVIVGFNKETVDEMETLPKIVAKTPPGSNVPVDVIRNGKKKVFNITIEVLKEGETQVAAKEDPVGLQVQDITPELMQSLQLESTEGVLVSDVTADGAAGEAGIRRGDVISEINRTPVKSVQDYERVTSEAKKGTTVLFLVRRGGTTIYIAVKMD; encoded by the coding sequence ATGAATCTAAAGATCGTCAAATTTCCTTTTGTTTTTCTGCTTGCGGGCATCATGCTGCTTCCCGTTTCGGTTGTGAGTAACGGTAAGGGCTCTGTTCTTTTGGAACGCGTGTTTGCTCTGAGCACCGATGCCGTGCCTTTGACCAGCAACATATTTGTTGATATTGCCAAAAAACAGGACCCGGCAGTGGTGAATGTGAGCACCAAGGCCAAAAAGCAGAATCAGCCGACGGCCAGAAACTTCCCGACTCCTCCCGGCGGTGGCGCCGATCCCTTCAAGGATTTTTACGACCGTTTTTTCGGTCAGCGTCCCGGCCCAGAGGAACGGCCAAAAAGGGGGATGGGGTCCGGTTTTATCATCGATCCCGAGGGTTTTATACTCACCAATTACCACGTGATCGAGGGAGCGGATGAAATCATCATCACCCTGGAAGATGATAAGGAGTATAGCGCAACACTGATCGGATCCGATTCCAAAACCGACATCGCCTTGGTAAAAATTTCCCGGAAAAACGGGGGCAAAAAACCTTTTCCTTACCTGAAGTTGGGGAACTCTGACAATCTCGAGGTCGGAGAGTGGGTCATGGCGATCGGCAATCCCTTCGGATTGAGCCATACGGTCACCGTTGGCGTGGTCAGCGCTCTCAGCCGGAATATTGGCGCTGGGCCTTATGACGAGTTTATTCAGACCGACGCATCGATCAATCCGGGTAACAGCGGCGGGCCTTTGATCAACATCAAGGGCGATGTGATCGGCATCAACACCGCGATCATATCCGGAAATTCCGGTGGAAATGTCGGCATCGGGTTCGCCATTCCCATCAATATTGCCAAGACCATTCTCAAGGATCTGAAGGAAAAAGGCAGTGTGACGCGCGGCTGGCTGGGGGTCATGATACAGAAAATCACCCCCGACCTGGCCAAATCCTTCGGGCTGAAAGACGCTAAAGGCGCTCTGGTGGGCGATGTGATTCCCGATGGCCCGGCGGCCAAAGCCGGCATTCAACGCGGGGATGTCATCGTTGGCTTTAACAAGGAAACCGTCGATGAGATGGAAACTTTGCCAAAAATTGTCGCGAAAACCCCGCCTGGTTCTAATGTTCCGGTGGATGTGATCCGCAATGGCAAAAAGAAAGTCTTCAACATCACCATCGAAGTGTTGAAAGAGGGAGAAACGCAGGTTGCCGCCAAGGAGGACCCTGTGGGTCTTCAGGTTCAGGACATCACACCGGAGCTGATGCAGAGTCTCCAGCTGGAATCCACAGAGGGGGTCTTGGTATCCGATGTGACGGCGGACGGAGCCGCTGGTGAAGCGGGAATCCGTAGAGGGGATGTGATTTCGGAAATCAACCGGACGCCTGTTAAATCCGTT
- a CDS encoding peptide synthase: MQVSKLNISVLLEQIADEIPQTPAIIVPWQKRQVTFLELHEESNRLASGLIRLGISKGDRTLLLVPFGVEFITLTFALFKTGAIPVLIDPGLGRKNMLQCIGQAQPRGLVAIPQAHAAKIIFPGHFKDVEISITVGRRWFWGGKTLKQVRKLGSADLPLIEVNEGDPAAILFTSGSTGPSKGVLYTHEMFFHQIEVLRSCFGIRQGEIDLPTFPLFGLFSACMGMTCILPKMDFTRPAKVDPENIIKPIKEFSITNSFGSPALWETVSNYCIHQKIKLPSLKRILMAGAPIPGTLIQKFDPILEDSAEIHTPYGATEALPVSSIERKTILSETWRKTRQGMGMCVGHPVPGIQLKIIKVTDDPVPLWDPGMEQPALEVGEVAVQGPWVTRKYFNDRNDANALAKIADGDHFWHRMGDLGWLDEQGRLWFCGRKSQRVITKNSVLYTIPCEAIFNVHPKVKRSALVGVGEKGQQEAVIVVEPENKELSRNSKEGKALIQDLLELGRPYPHTEEIRFFLFHPEFPVDIRHNAKIFREQLATWAEEEITE, from the coding sequence ATGCAAGTTTCCAAGCTCAATATATCCGTTCTGCTGGAGCAGATTGCCGATGAAATTCCGCAAACTCCCGCGATCATCGTGCCCTGGCAAAAACGGCAAGTCACCTTTTTGGAACTTCACGAGGAAAGCAATCGCCTGGCTTCCGGATTGATCCGGCTGGGAATATCAAAAGGGGACCGGACCCTTCTGCTCGTCCCTTTCGGCGTTGAATTCATCACTCTGACTTTCGCCCTGTTTAAAACCGGGGCGATTCCGGTTTTAATCGACCCCGGCCTGGGAAGAAAAAACATGCTCCAGTGTATCGGGCAGGCTCAGCCCAGGGGACTGGTCGCCATTCCCCAGGCGCATGCCGCAAAAATAATATTCCCTGGGCACTTTAAGGACGTCGAAATCTCGATCACCGTGGGCCGGCGGTGGTTTTGGGGTGGAAAAACTCTGAAACAGGTCAGAAAACTGGGGAGCGCAGACCTTCCGCTTATAGAAGTCAACGAAGGCGACCCCGCCGCTATTCTATTTACCAGCGGAAGCACCGGCCCTTCTAAAGGTGTTTTATACACCCACGAAATGTTTTTTCATCAGATTGAGGTTTTACGATCCTGCTTTGGAATCCGGCAGGGAGAAATCGATTTGCCCACTTTTCCGCTGTTCGGACTGTTCAGCGCCTGCATGGGAATGACCTGTATCCTCCCGAAAATGGATTTCACCCGGCCCGCTAAAGTCGATCCGGAGAATATAATTAAACCCATCAAGGAGTTTTCCATCACCAATAGTTTTGGTTCTCCGGCGTTGTGGGAGACAGTGAGCAATTATTGTATCCATCAAAAAATCAAACTTCCCTCCTTGAAACGTATTCTGATGGCAGGAGCCCCCATCCCGGGAACGTTGATCCAAAAATTTGACCCCATCCTTGAGGACAGCGCGGAAATTCATACACCTTACGGAGCAACGGAAGCCCTTCCCGTTTCTTCCATAGAAAGAAAAACCATCCTGTCCGAAACCTGGAGAAAAACCCGGCAAGGTATGGGAATGTGTGTCGGGCACCCCGTGCCCGGCATCCAGCTTAAAATTATAAAAGTCACAGATGACCCGGTCCCCCTCTGGGACCCCGGCATGGAACAACCGGCCCTTGAGGTAGGCGAAGTCGCGGTTCAAGGTCCCTGGGTCACCCGGAAATACTTCAATGACCGAAACGACGCCAACGCACTCGCAAAAATTGCCGATGGAGACCATTTCTGGCATAGAATGGGGGACTTGGGCTGGCTGGACGAACAAGGACGGTTATGGTTTTGTGGCAGAAAAAGCCAGCGCGTGATCACCAAAAACAGCGTTCTTTACACGATCCCCTGCGAAGCCATCTTTAACGTCCACCCAAAAGTCAAACGTTCAGCACTTGTGGGAGTCGGAGAAAAGGGTCAGCAGGAGGCCGTTATTGTGGTCGAACCTGAGAACAAGGAACTTTCCAGGAATTCCAAGGAAGGAAAAGCGCTCATTCAGGACCTTCTCGAACTGGGCAGGCCATACCCGCACACAGAGGAGATCCGGTTTTTCCTCTTTCACCCCGAATTTCCCGTGGACATCCGCCACAACGCTAAAATATTCCGTGAACAACTGGCAACCTGGGCTGAGGAAGAAATAACTGAATGA
- a CDS encoding ABC transporter substrate-binding protein, which yields MAASFAADKKTRIKFATLAPEGSSWMKEMRRLADEVKQKTEGRVSFKFYPGGVSGDERDVIRKMRIGQIHAAGFTGVGLGQILPEVRVLDLPFLFETDDEIQHVYEKMNGYFAKKFEEKGYVLLGWVPVGWVHFFSTQPVGTVADIKKTKPWMWEGDPLVKKTYEALGVKPVPLSVTDVLMSLQTGLLDTIYASPQGALALQWFTKVKYMSELRMGYATGAVLISKKKFNGLPDDCKPILKKLSEKYLKQLVQTIQKDNAASIKIMNDNGVQLIKMPGKEVVQEFHQAGAVARKNLVGKLFSPQALEMVLNHLREVK from the coding sequence TTGCCACTCTGGCGCCTGAGGGATCTTCCTGGATGAAGGAAATGCGCCGGCTGGCGGATGAGGTCAAGCAAAAAACCGAGGGACGCGTTTCCTTTAAGTTTTATCCTGGCGGTGTTTCAGGAGATGAGCGGGATGTCATCCGAAAAATGCGGATCGGCCAGATTCATGCCGCCGGTTTTACGGGTGTGGGTCTGGGGCAGATTCTGCCCGAGGTCCGGGTTCTTGATTTGCCCTTTCTTTTTGAGACCGATGACGAGATCCAACACGTTTACGAAAAAATGAACGGTTATTTTGCCAAGAAGTTTGAAGAAAAAGGCTATGTTCTTCTGGGCTGGGTGCCGGTGGGCTGGGTGCATTTTTTCTCCACTCAGCCAGTGGGCACGGTGGCGGATATAAAAAAGACCAAGCCCTGGATGTGGGAGGGGGACCCCCTTGTGAAGAAAACTTATGAGGCTCTGGGAGTCAAACCCGTGCCGCTGTCTGTGACGGACGTTTTGATGTCCCTGCAAACGGGATTGCTGGACACGATTTATGCTTCGCCTCAGGGGGCGCTGGCTCTGCAATGGTTCACGAAAGTGAAGTACATGTCGGAACTGAGAATGGGCTATGCGACCGGGGCGGTTTTGATTTCCAAAAAAAAATTTAACGGCCTTCCCGATGATTGCAAACCGATCCTGAAAAAACTCAGTGAAAAGTATCTCAAACAATTGGTGCAAACCATTCAGAAGGATAATGCGGCTTCCATAAAGATTATGAACGATAACGGTGTGCAACTGATCAAAATGCCGGGCAAGGAAGTGGTTCAGGAGTTTCACCAGGCCGGAGCCGTTGCCCGGAAAAATCTTGTCGGAAAACTTTTTTCGCCGCAGGCCCTGGAGATGGTATTGAATCACCTGCGGGAAGTAAAATAA